CCGCACATCGAGACAATCCGAGGAAACTTTGCAGACGCACCTCGTGAGCTTGAAAAGCGCGGGATTGTCGCTGACATGGTGCTTGCCGATCTCGGTTTTTCATCCAGCCAGATGGATGATCCGTCGCGTGGTATGTCGTTCCGGGCTGATGGACCGCTCGACATGCGTCTGGACCGATCGATCCCAGTGACCGCACGCGATCTTGTGATGACCATGGATGATCGTGAGCTTGCGCGGATCTTCAAGCAGTTTGGTGAGGAACCAGGCGCGGGCCAGATCGCGCGAGCAATCGTGGAGCATCGCAAGCACACCCCAATCGAGACAACCCATCAGCTGGCTGCGGTGGTTCGTGACGCACTGAAATCCAGCCGAAAAGGAGCAAAGCCGGGGATTGACCCGGCAACCCGCGTGTTCCAGGCACTGCGCATCGCGGTCAATGACGAACTCGGCTCGCTCGAGAGACTGCTGAAATCGATCGAGCGTGCTGCCGAAATCCGCGCAGCTGGGCCTCACAACCCGCACAGCCGGCCCGCGATACAAACCGCACAGACCGACCCCTGGCTGGCAGCGGGTGCGCGAGTCGGCATTATCAGCTTTCATTCTTTGGAGGATCGACCGGTCAAGCGGTCTATGCGGGCGCTGGTGGAGGCTGATCATGCCTCGTGGATCAACCAGCAACTGTTGCGCCCCGATGAAGAAGAAGTCGCAGCGAACCCCCGATCCAGGTCGGCCAAGCTGCGTGCTGTTCGACTTCGAGGCTGATCGCGCAGATGCTCCGAAACGCCGGAGGTTTGACAGAAGCCATCGGAGAGAACAGAATCACAAGAGGCAGGTCAAGGCGCATCGCCCCGGGCGACGATATGGCCTACTCTGGAGGAGTCTGCGGAGTGGTGTCCGCGGAACAAACCAACTGGTGGTGGTGCAGTTTGAGATCAGGAGTGGATTTGGGACATCCGCTCCGGTGTTGGTCGGTCTGCGCATTGTGCAGACTGAGGCTGGATGGCGTATCACCAGGGGTTTGCACGGATGACAAGCGAACACAAACTGAGTCTGATCATTGGCGTAACCGTTGTGCTGTTGGTCTTTGTGCTTTTGACCGACCACATGTCGAGTGAACGCAACACACCTCTGGCAGCGGTTGGCCAGGAAGACAGTCTCATCACCGACGACCTGCTGCCATCGCAACCGATCCAACTCGTTGACATGACGGGCACCGGGCAGCAGCGCCAGATCGGTGTGCATTACAACGCTCCCACTTCTAACACTCGCGCGCTCTCGGATGCGCATGCGTCAGGTTCGCAGATCCGCAATGAATCGCCGGCAGAGAGCGAAGAGCCCAACGAAAGTGATCGTTCTTCTGCCAGCACAAGGATGTTGGCGACCGCAGGCGAACTTGGTGACCGGTTTGCAGATGCAATCAAGGGGTCACTTGAGAATGCGCAGCCTGCGTCGCAGACAGATCGCGTTGCTCCTCAGGGAGCAAGTGAGGCGGAGCGTCTACTGGTTGCCCCTCCACAGGAAACCAGACAAACCACGCTCGCGCAGCACGATGATCCTGCCATCTTCAGCATGGATCCGAAGAGTCGGTTCCATCCGGCTGGTGAAAAGTCGGCCAACGAGATGGTCGACTGGGAGTTCCGCACCGTTCGCAAGAACGAGAGTCTCTACGCTATTGCTGAGGAGTACTACGGCAATGGCAATGAGTGGCGGCGCATCGCCGAGTTCAACGCGGACAA
Above is a genomic segment from Phycisphaeraceae bacterium containing:
- a CDS encoding LysM peptidoglycan-binding domain-containing protein, translating into MTSEHKLSLIIGVTVVLLVFVLLTDHMSSERNTPLAAVGQEDSLITDDLLPSQPIQLVDMTGTGQQRQIGVHYNAPTSNTRALSDAHASGSQIRNESPAESEEPNESDRSSASTRMLATAGELGDRFADAIKGSLENAQPASQTDRVAPQGASEAERLLVAPPQETRQTTLAQHDDPAIFSMDPKSRFHPAGEKSANEMVDWEFRTVRKNESLYAIAEEYYGNGNEWRRIAEFNADKVSQSGSVKQGVKLRVPLGTNLVIAKAEPKLEQPASKPVDSAKIADAHAAKTRAYVVKKNDTLGHIAQRELGSVRFTKVLLETNGLKKNDVIVAGMTLQIPIQ
- the rsmH gene encoding 16S rRNA (cytosine(1402)-N(4))-methyltransferase RsmH codes for the protein MTSSDASSPSQFDHVPVLPKTVLDTLAPQVGETYVDLTAGLGGHACEIAPHLGPSGTIVLVDLDESNLSRAAQRVQARAIAPHIETIRGNFADAPRELEKRGIVADMVLADLGFSSSQMDDPSRGMSFRADGPLDMRLDRSIPVTARDLVMTMDDRELARIFKQFGEEPGAGQIARAIVEHRKHTPIETTHQLAAVVRDALKSSRKGAKPGIDPATRVFQALRIAVNDELGSLERLLKSIERAAEIRAAGPHNPHSRPAIQTAQTDPWLAAGARVGIISFHSLEDRPVKRSMRALVEADHASWINQQLLRPDEEEVAANPRSRSAKLRAVRLRG